The following DNA comes from Candidatus Woesearchaeota archaeon.
AACAATGCAAATACAAGTATAAGCTTCAATACATTGACAAAGTCAAAGTAGATGTCCCTGACACAGTAGAAACATTCATGGGAAAATTGGTTCATGAAGTCTTAGAGCCTATCCCATTAGATTGACCTCCATGTAATTATTCCACATGCGAGATGCAATAATCCTATGTAAGCATCTGGTCTTTTAGACCAACGAATCAATAACCCTCTAAATCGGTTGAACCAACTATGTGTACGTTC
Coding sequences within:
- a CDS encoding PD-(D/E)XK nuclease family protein, producing the protein MTTYSHSKLGTFQQCKYKYKLQYIDKVKVDVPDTVETFMGKLVHEVLEPIPLD